In Glycine max cultivar Williams 82 chromosome 10, Glycine_max_v4.0, whole genome shotgun sequence, the DNA window TTTATGATCTATGTACTATTCTTAGGATCTGTTATGGAACGAATAACTGGCTAATAGCGTAACCGATGACTTCatgattttttcttaattagaatCTCTTTATTCCTTAATAGGACCTTCCTAACTCTTTAGATGGTGAGAAGAGAAACTATGTGTGACAACTCGATATATTGGGGACCATAGTCTTCTTATAGTGTGTTAACCTAGTAGGAACATTTGTTCATTTAAGTATATATCATCTGATTTGGTTGTCTAACGGGCTCACTTattttgatcacataaaataaatataattgtcttataatattaccccacattaattattggaatagaaaattctAACATAAATATCAGTTTGGTCATTAGAAAGAATTAAATGGGACAAGGGAGCTTAATTATCAAagcttaatataataattagtaTGTTGAACTACACTTAAGCAGACCTGACTGTGCCATTGGACCTTGCACTATTAGTCTCCTGCTCGAATCCTTCTTTTCTACTCCTTCTTTTCAAAGTTAAATGGTAACTTTTTGAGTCAATCAccattcatataaataattacaCACGTTAACATTTAACATTTCTCATGAACAATCTACACAAAAGGGGTCACTTTGGTGTTATCTTGATCCAATTAACTCATTTAAATgctaaataatttaaacaatataccataactgaattttgaacattgatgcaccaaatccaaaattaaaatgtttcttgagtaaattatttttaactatttatttattttaaattttagaggcccatgattattattttaatattctgtaGCGGCCtctaacattatttttaactGTACAGAGATAAATAGAACCCCTTTATGATGAGAACTACATGCGAAAGGATACCTGGATTAATcataatggaatgatgatgaaaggtTGACCTGTTTTATGACCTTCCAATAATAGAGtgtccttctttttcttctgtgaattataaagagaaaaaattgtttGCTCTTTACAAATGGGACCATTAccccaaatttgataattataattcgATTTCTCATCAAATTATAACATCACTACTGATGATCCAAACTTACTAACAACTTAGCcatacttttatattaattagaccatttaatattttacttaataatataatgatatatatatatatatatatatatatatatatatatatatatatatatatatatatatatatatataatgtatgaCTCATAATTGCTAACAGATGAACACGGCACAACAAAATTTGGCCAATAACACGACGggcaaaaagcaaaagaaaacgaGGAATAGAGCTAAATAATGTGTGAAGACCCATAGGCAGAGAATGACCGATCCCTCTTAAACAAACGTTCAGCACAACCATTCCTTTCCCTGAACAAACTCTGGTTGGAAACTTTTCAATTTTGGAGAgtagcttttcttttcttttctttttaatcataaCAGAATGATACTGATTAGTGACATTAACTTAAATTTACATTGCATGCAAGAATCATTTtagtaatttaataaaatagggCCGCAAATGCAATAAGTTTTACCAAAAACAAATGAATAGTGCATATTAGTTAATAAACCTTAAATTAGTCATCAAAATTGTATAAGCCATATATTATAGTTCTCGGGATTTTAAAAACATTCTATTAATACCTGcctttgagaaaaatcattcaatttaatattttgtttcctGATGTCTTATATCAAAAAGACTAATTATAAAGAGAATGACACTTTATAAGTCATATTAAAggtttttagattttaaaaacattctAGTGATACCTGACTTATAATTATAAGTAatattatgcttttttttaatgtcttgAACAAAAAAGACTAGACTGAATTACCTTTGTAAAGTAAGAAActaagaatttttaattaaaaggaaaaaagaaacttGGGCATTCAAGTGATGTCTATACAATACACTAGTGAAAGAtagacaaataataaattaatatgattgatgatgtaacataacataaaaataaaaataaataatgtcaaaGAAGTCTTTGCATTATTAATTTGTGTCAAAATATCAgggttctttttaaaaattctatgaATTAAAAAGCTTGACTAATATATATTCTCGtagacaaattaatttaaaggcTTCGTTGCATATTAATTGTTAGATTTAGACCATAAGTATTATCTACAAAGACAATCTTTTTTTAGTCCgccaataaaattattatcaacgctaaaaaaaaattcaaatatttaaccaATCATAGGGTATACATTGGATGAAATAAGGTAATGAGAGTGTCATTCAGTCCAATCTAGTTGGAAGCGGCAAAAATGCAAGTTCATTGCGTAAATTAGAACACCGATTATCCTTGTAATAAAGATAAGTATATCTAATCGACTAAATCTTCAAATTAGTCATTAAGACTGTATAGAGTCCtaaagcttttttttaaaaaaaaaaaaaaaaaccttcttttaatttcataaaaaattcttttaatatttgattttacaaaaaaattattcattttaattttttctactttatttttattgttaatgtacatcaaaataaaattaagtgaaTGACgttttatgaaagaaaaatgcTAAACACTTTTTGTAACAAAACGCAtgaacttttaatttttgttaagtcatattttatatattcttttaaaaaatttaatcaatattacTTTTAAAAGCTCCCATTAAGTTAATATTTCGTGTGTTTTGTGCAAATTTGCTTGGTACTATATCTAACAGTGCTCTTTACAAAATTAGAGATTTGTAACTAGATGTCCGACCCATACAGTCACGGTGATTGGTGATTAATTAAGTTGTTAATCCCTCCCTAATCTAATGGACAAAGATTGGCCCCCAAAATTAATCACGTCTCCAATCCACGTTATAAATGGAGGACTCTTTAATCATCAACACGACtctcattcttaattttaatctttccaTCTCTCATTTGTTATTATTCTTGAGAGTGAGCATAATGGCTGCCAAGCATTCACAAGTGTCTCTCTTTCACAGAACTTCATCAGAGGGTGAGCACAATCCGTTAAACATGTCCGATGAGCAGATATTGGAGCAAATTTACTCAACCCATGTCCACAGCCACACAAAGTTTGATGTAGACTCTCTTTTTATTCTTGTTGAGAACACCCTTAGGCGTTCAACTCTCATCGTTGACAATGTTGTTCAGGTAcacaaatacattttttttttatttctttttccataTTTCCCTCCATGTTTGTTTTTCTCAAATTTCCATGCATTTGCATGTGATTAATCTTTACAGGGTTCCAAAGCAAGCTCGGAGCAGGTAGAAGACAAGATTCCCCAAGCCAACTTCAATTCTCCACTATGTACCCTGAAGCAAATTTATTCCGAGGTCATTCATTAATTAGTCCAAATTAATGCAAACAACGTTTGTTTacccaacaattaaaaaaaaatcagttagttaaaaaaattaaaaattacttaatatCTTGTCAAATATTGTCATACTCGAATGCTAATTATtttctcataaataaaaaaaaatcgactATATTATATAGAAATTAATGAAGAGCAAAAAgcacatgaaaaaaataatctaataattTATGGTACCTAGTATAATTCAGGAAAGTAACACCTTGAATGATGACAGATGTCATGCAAGCCTCAAGGAGAGGAAATAGCTCATATAACTACAATGGCCATACTTGTGAAGCTCTCAAACTATGAGTGGGATGCAAAAGCAGTGCTGACACTGGCTGCTTTTGCAATGGAATATGGCGAGTTCTGGCTGCTAGCTCAGAACCAACCAACAGACCCTATTGCCAAATCCGTGGCTGCTCTGAAGGGAGTGCCAGTGCTCACAAGACCTGCAGCACTGCAAAAGCATCGCCAAGCCATCACTGAGCTCAACAATCTGGTCAAAACAACGTTGCTAGTCATTGAATTAATCTTTGAGTTGGAGAAGCTTACAACGTTTGACACAAAGGATGTGCCTGCTTTGTTGCCCGCAATAGAACAAATTCCTGTTGATGTCTACTGGGCTATCATCACCATTGCGGCTATTGTTACTCAGACTGATTACCTCACTACTGAATTGTAAGTAACTTCCACTGTTAAAGGAATCAATAAGTTTTGGTAATGGTCCTTTGCGTGGGCTGTTTGAGTAAGCTTATCTAGAGacacttctaaaagaaaaaaataagtaaaaaatatgaaaatgttacTATTTGTCGTTTTATTAGAAGATGTTGTTATTAAACTAACTATTTGACCTGTTTAATATTTCTATGATTGCTCGATTTCAGAGGGAACAAGCAAGACCTGTCCCACTATGGTCAAAAGATGAACATCATACTTAGCAAACTAAGGAAGCAAATCATGCTGTGCAGACAACAGATTGGTCAGTAATTTAACTGGCTAACCGtttatctcttctttattcTTAAAGCAAGCAAACTTGGCAAAGTTGACTAGTtgcatttcaaattaaaattcaattgaaaaGACATGAAGTTGCAAACAACAtgcttgtctttttcttttcagaggAGGCAGAGTATCACCAAAGGCTCAGGAAATTTTTTCAAACGCCTACTGAAATTATGGAAGTTTTTAAGTTTCTAGTTTATTCCAAGGATGCCCCACAGCTACTGTTTCATGGTGCCACTAAGACCACGGTTTGTGACTCTtccaacaaatttattataaagtttTGCGATCAATTACCTCccaaaaataagagaaaaatatattttatgaacatcttaattattgttttaatttgctTCTAACATCTAACatcatacataatttaatttacgTGACATgcaattaagttttttaatttagcGAAAAACAAATTGATTAAATTGTTATGAGTCATGTAGAGATTAGTTGGAAATTTGAACACCAGTTATTTTAGAACATATCGTAATTTCTCCTAATTGAGACACTAGGAAGAGTAAAAACTTAattctcaaaattataattctaatttataatataaaaattatagacCATAAAATAAGTACATATAGAATTTATAGATACAGACACAAATTTACAACATATAATCCatggaaaattaaataattattttttttcaaaaaataaataaatgcaaaCATAATTTAAGGCTATGTTTGACAAAACTAGAAAAGCCAGCTTAAAGTTAGAAATTAGTAgcagaaagttaaaaaaattaacttattaaattataagtgttaaataaaattaattattaaaataacttaaaagtataaaatgattgaaaaataataaaatcatgatttatttaaaaaaaagtaagtaaaaactaaaatttgataaatatattaaggataaaaaaaatataaaaaaatagaaactaacgttttaattcaagtaatattttaaaaatgttaaaagctATTGGAAAGCTactataaaatattcaattatcaaataattaaataaactttttaagctactaaaaaaattaaaaactaactgAAAATTCtgtaaatgaaaattatttgacATTAACTAAATCTAAAAGGATATCTAATGCTAAAGAATAAGTGCAAAATCATTCGTGCGTTACACTGATGgtttataaaacataaaatactaaGAAACGacgatttattttaaaactaaaattgtgTATGATTTTCTAAAAAACAAATGCACAAGATGTCCATTTTTCTTGATTCATGTGTAGCCTTTGTTATTTATGGATTTTGATTCATTTGTTTCTTGGGCAGGTCGAAATCACTGAGCTCAAGAAGAAGCATGTTTACTTGTTAATCTCCACTCTAGACATCACGGAGGAAGAGATTTCAGTACTCCAACCAGTTTATGATTCAATTAAAACTGGTGATCAATATAAGATTGTGTGGATTCCGATTGTAGAGGAATGGAACGAAATGCTGCACAAGAGATTTGAGTTTTTGAAAAGCAAGATGCCTTGGTATGTGGTGCAGCACTTTGGAGCCATAGCAGGATACAAGTACATTAAGGAGGAATGGCACTTCAAAAAGATGCCTATGGTTGTGGTGTTGAATCCTCAAGGCAAAGTGCAGCATGCAAACGCATTCCATCTTATTCATGTTTATGGAATGAAGGCCTTTCCCTTTACTATTGCGGATCAAGAGAGAATTGATAGAGAAATTCACTGGATTGGTTCAGTAGTAGGGGATAATCACCCCCACATAAGCACATGGGTAAGTACATTTCATAAATCAATTACAATACTGAACGTATAAAggatttaaatacatttttcatttcatatatataatttagtatttttttcattttagttttt includes these proteins:
- the SEOG gene encoding sieve element occlusion g, which produces MAAKHSQVSLFHRTSSEGEHNPLNMSDEQILEQIYSTHVHSHTKFDVDSLFILVENTLRRSTLIVDNVVQGSKASSEQVEDKIPQANFNSPLCTLKQIYSEMSCKPQGEEIAHITTMAILVKLSNYEWDAKAVLTLAAFAMEYGEFWLLAQNQPTDPIAKSVAALKGVPVLTRPAALQKHRQAITELNNLVKTTLLVIELIFELEKLTTFDTKDVPALLPAIEQIPVDVYWAIITIAAIVTQTDYLTTELGNKQDLSHYGQKMNIILSKLRKQIMLCRQQIEEAEYHQRLRKFFQTPTEIMEVFKFLVYSKDAPQLLFHGATKTTVEITELKKKHVYLLISTLDITEEEISVLQPVYDSIKTGDQYKIVWIPIVEEWNEMLHKRFEFLKSKMPWYVVQHFGAIAGYKYIKEEWHFKKMPMVVVLNPQGKVQHANAFHLIHVYGMKAFPFTIADQERIDREIHWIGSVVGDNHPHISTWIREQKYILIYGGSDKEWIHQFTKYATAFANDAALKDAKIHIELFCVEKEDKSFLRRFWSGIESLFVTKAHNTVDAVTQEVQKMLSYKNETGWAVLCKGSSVVMSGHGTTILKTLAEFEKWKEDVVKKGFEPSFKEHHERIRRTHHRCIHLEIPNAAGKLPETIRCPECGRIMEIFISYKCNHRDNTSIAIN